One window of Corynebacterium doosanense CAU 212 = DSM 45436 genomic DNA carries:
- a CDS encoding AMP-binding protein codes for MNLATALHYVSYTAKSVSKFVPAVLKTGLVDLSAPPKVTAALIPNLSRYWFSLARELEQAVAAVPDQLALIDDDGTLTYRQFREDSRTLARYLTSLGLDELRIGVMARNGRGILLPMAAKGYAGAAIYLLNVGSSPEQILGTVEENDINVLILDDEFEQCAPLDRPGTLTLIAHASRPHDNLGTVHDIVSHPERVASVKLPAFPKHGPIVLMSSGTSGIPKGVVRPEPKLPYVVAGVVRAIPFKAGMRIQMTASMFHTWGWAVSNIAFAARSTVITQRNFDPETVLKQIQKYRIEGLYSSPIFLKQMLQIEGQESYDTSSLQFIASSGHALTPEIVRSVNDRFGPILCNIYGSTELTLAASATAAEIEADPTVAGEITAGTVLKILGPDGAELPTGSIGRICLRNSTSLTGYTNPDIPIVSDDEGLIEIGDLGFIDEQNRLHVLGRIDDMIIVGGENVFPRSVEEILEPMPGVADLTAMGVEDAETFSRIAVWVVREDSPEGDALTEDSIRDWVARHLAGHSVPRDVHFVDDLPRNATGKVVPRFLTE; via the coding sequence ATGAACCTTGCCACCGCCCTCCACTACGTCTCCTACACGGCCAAATCGGTGTCCAAGTTCGTCCCCGCCGTCCTCAAGACCGGCCTGGTGGATCTCAGCGCTCCCCCCAAGGTCACGGCGGCGCTGATCCCCAACCTGTCCCGCTACTGGTTCTCCCTCGCGCGCGAGCTGGAGCAGGCCGTGGCCGCGGTCCCCGACCAGCTCGCGCTCATCGACGATGACGGCACCCTCACCTACCGTCAGTTCCGGGAGGACTCCCGGACCCTGGCCAGGTACCTCACCTCTCTCGGCCTGGACGAGCTGCGCATCGGCGTCATGGCGCGCAACGGCCGCGGCATCCTGCTGCCCATGGCCGCCAAGGGTTATGCCGGCGCGGCCATCTACCTGCTCAACGTCGGCTCCTCCCCCGAGCAGATCCTGGGCACCGTGGAGGAGAACGACATCAACGTGCTCATCCTCGACGACGAATTCGAGCAGTGCGCCCCGCTGGACCGTCCCGGCACACTCACCCTCATCGCCCACGCGTCCCGACCCCACGACAACCTCGGCACGGTGCACGACATCGTCAGCCACCCGGAACGGGTCGCCAGCGTCAAGCTGCCCGCCTTCCCGAAGCACGGCCCCATCGTGCTCATGAGCTCGGGCACCTCCGGCATCCCCAAGGGGGTCGTGCGCCCCGAGCCGAAGCTCCCCTACGTCGTCGCCGGCGTCGTGCGGGCCATCCCCTTCAAGGCTGGCATGCGCATCCAAATGACCGCGTCGATGTTCCACACCTGGGGCTGGGCCGTCTCCAACATCGCATTCGCCGCCCGCTCCACGGTGATCACCCAGCGCAACTTCGACCCGGAGACCGTGCTCAAGCAGATCCAGAAGTACCGGATCGAGGGCCTGTACTCCTCCCCGATCTTCCTCAAGCAGATGCTGCAGATCGAGGGCCAGGAGAGCTACGACACCTCCTCGCTGCAGTTCATCGCCTCCTCCGGCCACGCGCTGACCCCGGAGATCGTGCGCTCGGTCAACGACCGCTTCGGCCCGATCCTCTGCAACATCTACGGCTCCACCGAACTCACCCTCGCCGCCAGCGCCACCGCGGCCGAGATCGAGGCCGACCCGACCGTCGCCGGGGAGATCACCGCCGGCACCGTACTCAAGATCCTCGGCCCCGACGGCGCCGAGCTGCCCACGGGCTCCATCGGCCGCATCTGCCTGCGCAACTCCACCTCGCTGACCGGCTACACCAACCCGGACATCCCCATCGTCAGCGACGACGAGGGCCTCATCGAAATCGGCGACCTCGGCTTCATCGACGAGCAGAACCGGCTCCACGTCCTCGGGCGTATCGACGACATGATCATCGTCGGAGGCGAAAACGTCTTCCCCCGTTCCGTGGAGGAGATCCTCGAGCCCATGCCGGGCGTCGCCGACCTCACCGCCATGGGTGTCGAGGACGCGGAGACCTTCTCCCGCATCGCCGTGTGGGTCGTCCGCGAGGACTCCCCGGAGGGAGACGCGCTCACCGAAGACAGCATCCGCGACTGGGTCGCCCGCCACCTCGCCGGGCACTCCGTCCCCCGCGACGTGCACTTCGTCGACGATCTCCCCCGCAACGCGACCGGCAAGGTCGTGCCGCGTTTCCTCACTGAGTGA
- a CDS encoding GDSL-type esterase/lipase family protein: protein MSVSTTPRRLAAVIAALVSALALIAGPGLPQAQAQDRNLVIFGDSIIANPTVPDYLAGGLSDGRPGSSGNPATGCPQGNNWGRSASARLGLVPWDYSCSGTVSISQGPQFAAQVDHALWDQALTPSTARVIISTGFNDTYNNRTLSDGDVRARFVGSMAPQINRIRDAAPNARIQIVGYPSITEGNNVCLFHVGPNVYDRTLFPDVNHWQWQAQNMQVDLARATGVEFLDMKPSTVNNHMCAPDNQRMWAGLVDFYGGTGNLPIHVNDRGHEHVAWMIANS from the coding sequence ATGTCAGTTTCGACCACCCCGCGCCGGCTCGCCGCGGTCATCGCCGCGCTGGTCAGCGCCCTCGCCCTCATTGCCGGGCCGGGTCTTCCCCAGGCGCAGGCGCAGGACCGCAACCTCGTCATCTTCGGCGACTCCATCATCGCCAACCCCACCGTTCCCGACTACCTGGCAGGCGGCCTCAGTGACGGCCGCCCCGGCTCCTCCGGTAACCCGGCGACCGGCTGCCCCCAGGGCAACAACTGGGGACGCTCCGCCTCCGCCCGGCTTGGACTGGTCCCCTGGGACTACTCCTGCTCCGGCACGGTCTCCATCTCCCAGGGTCCGCAGTTCGCCGCGCAGGTGGACCACGCCCTGTGGGACCAGGCGCTGACCCCGAGCACCGCCCGCGTGATCATCTCCACCGGCTTCAACGACACCTACAACAACCGCACCCTCTCGGACGGCGACGTCCGCGCCCGGTTCGTCGGCTCCATGGCCCCGCAGATCAACCGCATCCGCGACGCGGCCCCCAACGCCCGCATCCAGATCGTCGGTTACCCGTCCATCACCGAGGGCAACAACGTCTGCCTCTTCCACGTCGGTCCGAACGTCTACGATCGCACCCTGTTCCCCGACGTCAACCACTGGCAGTGGCAGGCACAGAACATGCAGGTTGACCTAGCGCGCGCCACCGGCGTCGAGTTCCTGGACATGAAACCCTCCACGGTGAACAACCACATGTGTGCGCCGGACAACCAGCGCATGTGGGCCGGACTGGTCGACTTCTACGGCGGCACCGGCAACCTGCCCATCCACGTCAACGACCGTGGTCACGAGCACGTCGCCTGGATGATCGCCAACAGCTAG
- a CDS encoding S-(hydroxymethyl)mycothiol dehydrogenase, with amino-acid sequence MPTTVKGVIARSKGADVELVDVVIPDPGPNDVIVRVLTCGVCHTDLSYRNGDIADDYPFLLGHESTAVVETVGSAVTHVEEGDTVVLNWRAVCGECRACRKGEPKYCFNTHNASQKMTLDDGTELTAALGIGSFAEKTLVHERQCTKVNPDADPAAVGLLGCGIMAGLGAAVNTADIQLGESVAVFGLGGVGMAAIAGAKLAGAAKIIAVDIDSRKTELAREFGATHVVDSEGLSEEEVAEKVRELTDGFGTDVAIDAVGIMPTFTQAFYSRDHAGRMVMVGVPNTTDRIDMPAIDFYSRGGSLKPAWYGDCLPERDFPAYAQLFENGQLPLDRFVSERIGLNDVEKAFETMKSGQVLRSVVVL; translated from the coding sequence ATGCCCACCACCGTGAAAGGTGTCATCGCCCGCTCGAAGGGCGCGGACGTCGAACTCGTCGACGTCGTCATCCCCGATCCCGGCCCGAACGACGTGATCGTGCGCGTCCTGACCTGCGGCGTCTGCCACACCGACCTGTCCTACCGCAACGGCGACATCGCCGACGACTACCCCTTCCTCCTCGGCCACGAGTCCACGGCGGTCGTAGAGACCGTCGGCTCGGCCGTCACCCACGTCGAGGAGGGCGACACCGTCGTGCTCAACTGGCGCGCCGTCTGCGGCGAGTGCCGCGCGTGCCGCAAGGGCGAGCCGAAGTACTGCTTCAACACCCACAACGCGTCACAGAAGATGACGCTTGACGACGGCACCGAGCTCACCGCCGCCCTGGGCATCGGCTCCTTCGCCGAAAAGACCCTGGTCCACGAGCGCCAGTGCACGAAGGTCAACCCGGACGCCGACCCGGCCGCCGTGGGGCTGCTGGGTTGCGGCATCATGGCCGGCCTCGGCGCGGCCGTGAACACCGCGGACATCCAGCTCGGCGAATCCGTCGCCGTCTTCGGCCTCGGCGGGGTGGGCATGGCCGCCATCGCCGGCGCGAAGCTCGCCGGTGCCGCGAAGATCATCGCGGTGGACATCGACTCCCGCAAGACCGAGCTGGCCCGCGAGTTCGGCGCCACCCACGTGGTTGATTCAGAGGGCCTGAGCGAGGAAGAGGTCGCCGAGAAGGTGCGCGAGCTCACCGACGGCTTCGGCACCGACGTCGCCATCGACGCGGTGGGCATCATGCCCACGTTCACCCAGGCGTTCTACTCCCGCGACCACGCCGGGCGCATGGTCATGGTGGGTGTGCCCAACACCACCGACCGCATCGACATGCCCGCGATCGACTTCTACAGCCGCGGCGGATCACTCAAACCCGCCTGGTACGGCGACTGCCTGCCGGAACGGGACTTCCCCGCCTACGCCCAGCTCTTCGAGAACGGCCAGCTCCCGCTGGACCGGTTTGTCTCGGAGCGCATCGGCCTGAATGATGTGGAGAAGGCCTTCGAGACGATGAAGAGTGGCCAGGTTCTTCGTTCGGTGGTGGTGCTCTGA
- a CDS encoding MBL fold metallo-hydrolase, protein MSDLRIDHVVTSGKFKLDGGEWDVDNNIWIVGDDSEVYVIDAAHDADPIIEAVAGRRVKGILCTHGHNDHVTVAPELAEKLDAPVYLHAGDRMLWDQTHARGPEEGLRDQQVFQIAGTDMRVLNTPGHSPGSCCLYLPEAGELFSGDTLFQGGPGATGRSYSSFDTIIESLKTSVLELPAETIVRTGHGDHTTVGAEAPHLEEWIREGN, encoded by the coding sequence ATGTCTGATCTGCGCATCGACCACGTGGTCACCTCCGGAAAGTTCAAGCTCGACGGCGGCGAATGGGACGTGGACAACAACATCTGGATCGTCGGCGACGACTCCGAGGTCTACGTCATCGACGCCGCCCACGACGCCGACCCCATCATCGAGGCCGTCGCCGGCCGCAGGGTCAAGGGCATCCTCTGCACGCACGGGCACAACGACCACGTCACCGTGGCCCCCGAACTGGCCGAGAAGCTCGACGCCCCCGTCTACCTCCACGCCGGCGACCGCATGCTGTGGGATCAGACCCACGCGCGCGGGCCCGAGGAGGGCCTGCGTGACCAGCAGGTCTTCCAGATCGCCGGGACGGACATGCGGGTGCTCAACACACCCGGCCACTCGCCCGGCTCCTGCTGCCTCTACCTCCCGGAGGCCGGCGAGCTCTTCTCCGGCGACACGCTCTTCCAGGGCGGGCCGGGCGCGACGGGGCGTTCCTACAGCAGCTTCGACACCATTATCGAGTCGTTGAAGACCTCCGTCCTCGAGCTCCCTGCCGAGACGATCGTGCGCACCGGCCACGGCGACCACACCACCGTCGGCGCGGAGGCCCCGCACCTGGAGGAATGGATCCGCGAAGGCAACTAG
- the purU gene encoding formyltetrahydrofolate deformylase, with product MEQRRYILTLICPDRTGIVSELSTFFARRGGWVVEADFFTDDASGRFFTRLSVRAESIQMSFEQLRAEVAEFITDPAATWTLWDTERRKKVAILVTRESHCLHDLLGRIDRGELPADVTCVIGNHDDLRPMVESRGLDFHHVPFPADAVGKRRAFDEVAGIVEKHEPDAVVLAKFMQILPADLCERWAGRAINIHHSFLPSFMGARPYHQAYTRGVKLIGATCHYATTDLDDGPIIEQDVTRVSHKDFPDDLKRIGRDVETQVLARGLRWHLEDRVLVHGNRTVIFT from the coding sequence ATGGAACAGCGCCGATACATTCTCACCCTCATCTGCCCGGACCGCACCGGGATCGTCTCTGAACTGTCGACGTTCTTTGCACGGCGCGGCGGATGGGTCGTCGAGGCCGACTTCTTCACCGACGACGCCTCGGGCCGGTTCTTCACGCGGCTGTCCGTGCGCGCGGAGTCGATCCAGATGAGCTTCGAGCAGCTGCGCGCGGAGGTCGCGGAGTTCATCACGGATCCCGCCGCGACGTGGACGCTGTGGGACACCGAGCGGCGCAAGAAGGTGGCCATCCTGGTCACGCGCGAGAGCCACTGCCTGCACGACCTGCTGGGACGCATCGACCGCGGCGAACTGCCGGCGGACGTCACCTGCGTGATCGGCAACCACGACGACCTGCGCCCGATGGTGGAGTCACGCGGGCTGGACTTCCACCACGTGCCCTTCCCCGCCGACGCTGTGGGCAAACGCCGGGCATTCGATGAGGTGGCGGGGATCGTCGAGAAGCACGAACCCGACGCCGTGGTGTTGGCGAAGTTCATGCAGATCCTGCCGGCGGATCTCTGCGAGCGCTGGGCGGGCCGGGCGATCAACATTCACCACAGCTTCCTGCCGTCGTTCATGGGGGCCAGACCGTACCACCAGGCGTACACCCGCGGCGTGAAACTCATTGGCGCGACCTGCCACTACGCCACGACGGACCTCGACGACGGCCCGATCATCGAGCAGGACGTCACCCGGGTCAGCCACAAGGACTTCCCCGACGACCTCAAGCGCATCGGGCGCGACGTGGAGACGCAGGTGCTCGCCCGCGGGCTGCGGTGGCACCTGGAGGACCGGGTGCTGGTCCACGGCAACCGGACCGTGATCTTCACCTAG
- a CDS encoding NAD-dependent epimerase/dehydratase family protein translates to MRTLVTGGAGFIGSHLVDLLIDEGHNVVVVDDLSHGKPSNLAGVQGSERFQFVEADIRTADFDALLAEHNPEVIFHLAAQIDVRKSVADPVADAELNILPVIRLADAARQAGVRKIVHTSSGGAIYGEPSELPVGEGTVPDPYSPYAASKYAGEIYLNTFRHLYGLECSHIAPANVYGPRQDPHGEAGVVAIFSQHLLAGKPTKVFGEGDNTRDYVFVGDVVRAFYLASGEQGGGMRFNVGTSVETTDRELHSLVARAASAPDEPEHAPARLGDLPRSALSFDRAREVLGWEPQVPIAEGVQRTVDYFRG, encoded by the coding sequence ATGCGCACTCTCGTCACCGGCGGCGCCGGTTTCATCGGTTCCCACCTCGTGGATTTGCTCATCGACGAAGGCCACAACGTGGTCGTCGTCGACGACCTCTCCCACGGCAAGCCCTCCAACCTGGCAGGTGTGCAGGGCTCCGAGCGTTTCCAATTTGTCGAGGCCGACATCCGCACCGCGGACTTTGACGCCCTGCTCGCCGAGCACAACCCCGAGGTAATCTTCCACCTCGCCGCGCAGATCGACGTGCGCAAGTCCGTCGCCGACCCCGTCGCCGACGCGGAGCTCAACATCCTCCCGGTCATTCGGCTCGCCGACGCCGCCCGCCAGGCCGGCGTGCGCAAGATCGTGCACACCTCCTCCGGCGGCGCCATTTACGGTGAGCCGTCCGAGCTGCCGGTCGGCGAGGGGACGGTTCCGGACCCCTACTCGCCCTACGCGGCCAGCAAGTATGCCGGTGAGATCTACCTCAACACCTTCCGCCACCTCTACGGCCTGGAGTGCTCGCATATCGCGCCGGCCAACGTCTACGGCCCGCGTCAGGATCCGCACGGGGAGGCCGGCGTGGTGGCGATCTTCTCCCAGCACCTGCTGGCGGGCAAGCCCACCAAGGTCTTCGGCGAGGGTGACAACACCCGCGACTACGTCTTTGTCGGCGACGTTGTCCGCGCCTTCTACCTCGCGTCCGGGGAACAGGGCGGCGGGATGCGCTTCAACGTGGGCACGTCGGTGGAGACGACCGACCGCGAGCTGCACTCGCTGGTGGCTAGGGCAGCCAGCGCGCCGGACGAGCCCGAGCATGCGCCCGCCCGTCTTGGCGACCTCCCGCGCAGCGCGCTGTCCTTCGACCGCGCCCGCGAGGTGCTCGGCTGGGAGCCGCAGGTGCCCATCGCTGAAGGCGTGCAGCGGACGGTGGATTACTTCCGGGGCTGA
- a CDS encoding DUF2304 domain-containing protein, with protein MIQFILLLSAAALAFYFFSNRRKAQAKAGVKIGFVVLILAAIWAILRPDDLTVLANWLGVDRGTDLMLYVLVVAFFFTTLSTWVRFREQELRYARLARAVALQNAVAPEVQPRK; from the coding sequence ATGATCCAGTTCATTCTGCTGCTGAGCGCCGCCGCGCTCGCCTTCTACTTCTTCTCCAACCGTCGCAAGGCGCAGGCGAAGGCGGGCGTGAAGATCGGCTTCGTCGTGCTCATCCTCGCCGCGATCTGGGCGATCCTGCGCCCCGACGACCTCACCGTCCTGGCCAACTGGCTGGGTGTCGACCGCGGCACGGACCTCATGCTCTACGTGCTGGTGGTGGCGTTCTTCTTCACCACCCTGTCGACCTGGGTGCGTTTCCGCGAGCAGGAGCTGCGCTATGCGCGCCTCGCCCGCGCCGTCGCGCTGCAGAACGCGGTGGCGCCGGAGGTTCAGCCCCGGAAGTAA
- a CDS encoding glycosyltransferase family 2 protein, translating to MEYPSGNSDTWLIVPCYNEGPVIRDVLSNARKTFPNIVAVNDGSADDSADRIRESGAWLVNHPVNLGQGAGIQTGIEFARAQPGAKYFVTFDADGQHQVHDVERMVERLRREDVDIIVGTRFGEGEKKDSQVPWIKRVVLKTAVMLSPTTRKLGLSDAHNGLRAFNKTVADGLNIRMNGMSHASEIVSTIANEGWRVSEEPVDILYTEYSMSKGQSLINGVNILADGLVARRLP from the coding sequence ATGGAATATCCTTCCGGCAACAGCGACACGTGGCTGATCGTCCCTTGTTACAACGAAGGGCCGGTCATTCGTGATGTCCTTTCCAACGCACGAAAGACCTTCCCCAACATCGTCGCGGTCAACGACGGCTCCGCCGATGATTCCGCGGACCGGATTCGTGAATCCGGTGCTTGGCTGGTCAATCACCCCGTCAACCTGGGGCAGGGCGCGGGCATCCAGACCGGCATCGAGTTCGCGCGCGCACAGCCGGGGGCCAAGTACTTTGTCACGTTCGACGCTGACGGCCAGCACCAGGTTCATGATGTCGAGCGCATGGTCGAGCGGCTGCGCCGGGAGGACGTGGACATCATCGTCGGCACGCGTTTCGGCGAGGGAGAGAAGAAGGATTCGCAGGTTCCGTGGATCAAGCGGGTCGTGCTGAAGACCGCGGTGATGCTCTCCCCGACGACGAGAAAGCTCGGGCTGAGCGACGCCCACAACGGACTGAGGGCCTTCAACAAGACCGTCGCTGACGGGCTGAACATCCGCATGAACGGCATGTCCCACGCCTCGGAGATCGTGTCCACGATCGCGAACGAGGGCTGGCGGGTGTCCGAGGAACCCGTTGACATCCTGTACACCGAATACTCGATGAGCAAGGGCCAGTCGCTCATCAACGGCGTGAACATCCTCGCCGACGGCCTGGTCGCGAGGAGACTGCCATGA
- the rfbA gene encoding glucose-1-phosphate thymidylyltransferase RfbA, whose product MRGIILAGGSGTRLYPITRGISKQLMPIYDKPMIYYPLTTLIQAGIREILVITTPEDADGFQRLLGDGSQLGLMISYAEQPEPEGLAQAFLIGEDFIGDDSVALVLGDNIFDGHGFTTALSHCRSVDGGIVFAYEVSDPERYGVVEFDREGRAISIEEKPTEPKSNHAVVGLYFYDNEVVEIAKNIRPSARGELEITAVNDAYLRQNRLGVRRMNRGDVWLDTGTFDSMSEASAYVEVMQKRTGQVIGSPEVAAFEAGFIDAAQLRSLADPLMKSGYGEFLQEAAVSASQCQD is encoded by the coding sequence ATGAGGGGCATCATTCTCGCCGGTGGATCCGGCACCAGGCTGTATCCAATCACACGCGGCATCTCCAAGCAGCTCATGCCCATCTACGACAAACCGATGATCTACTACCCGCTGACCACACTCATTCAGGCGGGCATCCGGGAGATCCTGGTGATCACCACGCCCGAGGACGCCGACGGGTTCCAGCGCCTGCTCGGCGACGGCTCCCAGCTCGGGCTCATGATCAGCTACGCAGAGCAGCCGGAGCCCGAGGGGCTCGCGCAGGCGTTCCTCATCGGTGAGGACTTCATCGGCGACGACTCGGTGGCGCTGGTGCTCGGCGACAACATCTTCGACGGGCACGGCTTCACGACGGCCCTTTCCCACTGTCGCTCGGTCGACGGCGGAATCGTCTTCGCCTACGAGGTCAGCGACCCGGAACGCTACGGCGTCGTCGAATTCGACCGGGAGGGGCGGGCGATCTCTATCGAGGAGAAACCGACGGAACCGAAGTCGAACCACGCGGTGGTCGGGCTGTACTTCTACGACAACGAGGTGGTGGAGATCGCCAAGAACATCCGGCCGAGCGCCCGGGGTGAGCTGGAGATCACCGCGGTCAACGACGCGTATCTGCGACAGAATCGCCTCGGGGTCCGGCGGATGAACCGCGGCGACGTGTGGCTGGACACCGGGACCTTCGACTCCATGAGCGAGGCCTCCGCCTATGTCGAGGTCATGCAGAAACGCACCGGCCAGGTCATCGGATCACCCGAGGTCGCCGCGTTCGAGGCGGGGTTCATCGACGCCGCCCAGCTGCGCTCGCTGGCCGATCCGCTGATGAAGTCGGGGTACGGGGAGTTTCTGCAGGAGGCGGCCGTGTCCGCCAGTCAGTGCCAGGATTAG
- the rfbD gene encoding dTDP-4-dehydrorhamnose reductase, translated as MIEGLQVIDLTVHADARGWFKENWRAGWLDFTPVQQNVSFNADKATTRGLHAEPWDKLVSVATGRVFGAWLDLREGSATFGETYTHEIGPETAVFVPRGVANGFQALIDDTTYTYLVNDHWSPDAEYANVSYRNIDWPLEPANLSEKDLAHPMTTDPLPAKKILVTGADGQLGRALQKVLGDRGEYCARAQFDITDPPELRWRDYSAIINAAAYNDVDGAESDRAQAWAVNAEGPAKLARIAQANDLTFVHVSTDYVFDGSRDSYSEDAPVAPLSFYGATKAAGDAAAAVAQKHYVVRTQWVYGDGANFVDTMRRLADRGVEPRVVHDQVGRVTSADDLARAIVHLLDTRADYGIYNVTGTGDPVGRDIIAMAIFIALGHDPAEIHPVSTADFHGETDHAQRPSRSVLDTAKIEATGFTPTNWRVGLALYLS; from the coding sequence ATGATCGAGGGACTGCAGGTCATTGACCTCACCGTCCACGCGGATGCTCGCGGGTGGTTCAAGGAAAACTGGCGCGCCGGCTGGCTGGACTTCACGCCGGTGCAGCAGAACGTGTCCTTCAACGCCGACAAGGCCACCACGCGCGGCCTGCACGCCGAGCCCTGGGACAAGCTGGTTTCCGTCGCCACCGGCCGGGTGTTCGGGGCCTGGCTGGACCTGCGGGAAGGCTCCGCGACGTTCGGCGAGACGTACACACACGAGATCGGGCCCGAGACCGCGGTTTTTGTACCCCGGGGAGTGGCCAACGGGTTCCAGGCGCTTATCGACGACACCACCTACACCTACCTGGTCAATGACCACTGGTCCCCCGACGCCGAATACGCCAACGTGTCCTACCGGAACATCGACTGGCCCCTGGAGCCGGCCAACCTCTCCGAGAAGGACCTCGCCCACCCCATGACCACCGATCCGCTGCCGGCCAAGAAGATCCTGGTCACCGGCGCCGATGGCCAGCTCGGCCGGGCGCTGCAGAAAGTGCTCGGAGACCGCGGCGAATACTGCGCACGTGCGCAGTTCGACATCACTGACCCGCCCGAGCTGCGCTGGCGGGACTACAGCGCGATCATCAACGCCGCCGCATACAACGACGTCGACGGCGCGGAGAGCGACCGTGCGCAGGCCTGGGCGGTCAACGCAGAGGGCCCGGCGAAGCTCGCGCGCATCGCGCAGGCCAACGACCTCACCTTCGTGCATGTCTCCACCGACTACGTCTTCGATGGATCCCGGGACAGCTACTCCGAGGACGCTCCGGTGGCGCCGCTGAGCTTCTACGGCGCCACCAAGGCCGCCGGGGATGCCGCGGCCGCGGTTGCCCAAAAGCACTACGTCGTGCGCACGCAGTGGGTGTACGGCGACGGCGCAAACTTCGTGGACACCATGCGCCGCCTCGCGGACAGGGGCGTAGAGCCGAGAGTCGTGCACGACCAGGTCGGGCGGGTCACCTCGGCCGACGACCTGGCCAGAGCCATCGTCCACTTGCTGGACACCCGGGCGGATTACGGCATCTACAACGTCACCGGCACGGGCGACCCGGTCGGCCGCGACATCATCGCCATGGCCATCTTCATCGCCCTCGGGCACGACCCCGCCGAGATTCACCCGGTGAGCACCGCCGATTTTCACGGGGAGACGGACCACGCGCAGCGGCCGTCGAGAAGCGTCCTGGACACGGCGAAGATCGAGGCCACCGGTTTCACGCCCACCAACTGGCGCGTGGGCCTGGCACTATATCTGTCATGA
- the rfbB gene encoding dTDP-glucose 4,6-dehydratase encodes MTRLLVTGGAGFIGANFVRSALERGYDVDVLDALTYAGNTANLEGLDAELHIGDIGDEALVDTLTRRVDTVVHFAAESHNDNSLTDPSPFVRTNVNGTFTLLEASRRHDTRFHHVSTDEVFGDLALDDPNRFTEDTPYNPSSPYSATKAASDHLVRAWVRSFGLRATISNCSNNYGPFQHVEKFIPRQITNLLDGRVPKLYGTGEQVRDWIHVDDHNAAVLTILERGRIGETYNIGADNDHVSNKQVIELICELMGADGYEHVADRPGHDLRYAMDSSKLRRELGWEPQFTDTDSGMREGLEQTIRWYRDNESWWRPQKDAVEQAYAERGQ; translated from the coding sequence ATGACAAGGCTGCTGGTTACCGGTGGCGCCGGATTCATCGGCGCCAACTTTGTTCGTTCCGCGCTCGAACGCGGTTACGACGTCGACGTTCTTGATGCCCTCACCTACGCCGGAAACACAGCCAACCTCGAAGGTCTGGATGCCGAGCTCCACATTGGTGACATCGGGGACGAGGCGCTCGTCGATACGCTAACCCGCCGGGTGGACACGGTCGTGCACTTCGCCGCGGAATCCCACAACGATAACTCCCTGACCGATCCGTCGCCGTTCGTGCGCACCAACGTCAACGGCACGTTCACGCTGCTCGAGGCCTCACGCAGGCACGACACCCGCTTCCACCACGTCTCCACCGACGAAGTCTTCGGCGACCTCGCCCTCGACGACCCCAATCGGTTCACCGAGGACACGCCGTACAACCCGTCGAGCCCCTACTCCGCGACCAAGGCCGCCTCCGACCACCTGGTCCGCGCCTGGGTGCGTTCCTTCGGGCTCCGGGCCACGATCTCGAACTGCTCCAACAACTATGGGCCGTTCCAGCACGTCGAGAAGTTCATCCCCCGGCAGATCACTAATCTTCTCGACGGTCGCGTGCCCAAGCTCTACGGCACCGGCGAGCAGGTGCGCGACTGGATCCATGTCGACGACCACAACGCCGCTGTGCTCACGATTCTCGAACGCGGCCGGATCGGCGAGACCTACAACATCGGCGCGGACAACGACCACGTCTCTAACAAGCAGGTCATCGAGCTGATCTGCGAGCTCATGGGGGCCGACGGCTACGAACACGTCGCTGACCGGCCGGGACATGACCTGCGTTATGCCATGGATTCGAGCAAACTCCGCCGCGAACTCGGCTGGGAGCCCCAATTCACCGACACCGATTCCGGTATGCGTGAGGGTCTGGAGCAGACGATCCGGTGGTACCGGGATAATGAGTCCTGGTGGCGTCCGCAGAAGGACGCCGTGGAGCAGGCGTACGCGGAAAGAGGCCAGTAG